One window from the genome of Nicotiana tomentosiformis chromosome 5, ASM39032v3, whole genome shotgun sequence encodes:
- the LOC138892673 gene encoding uncharacterized protein, whose amino-acid sequence MGLPNNGQIKYRRNSFSLVYGAEALIPVEVGKPTLRYSQTNQESNKEAILINLELLEGRKDLEHVRIAAQKHRMERYYNQRANFHFFKVGDLVLRKVTQNTQELNAGKLGQTWEGPYRIAAVTGKGSYELENQNGDKLPSNWNVAHLKRYYC is encoded by the coding sequence atgggcctaccgaacaacggccaaatcaagtACAGGAGAAACTCCTTTTCCCTCGTATACGGTGCTGAAGCCCTGATTCCGGTTGAGGTGGGcaaacccactttgagatattctcaAACAAATCAAGAATCGAACAAAGAAGCAATACTAATCAACTTGGAACTACTCGAGGGACGCAAGGACTTGGAGCATGTGAGAATAGCAGCTCAAAAACATAGGATGGAGCGATAttacaatcaaagagccaacttccattttttcaaagtaggagacttggttctaaggaaagtaacacAAAATACACAGGAGCTCAACGCGGGAAAGCTAGGTCaaacgtgggaaggtccctaccggattGCAGCTgtcactgggaaaggttcatatgagttggagaaccagaatggggACAAATTgcccagcaactggaacgtggcacacctcaaaagatattattgctga